A stretch of DNA from Kwoniella mangroviensis CBS 8507 chromosome 1 map unlocalized Ctg01, whole genome shotgun sequence:
TTGACTCTGAACTTGGCTTTGGCAACACCAGAGTTACCGTGAGGTCGAGAGATTCGGCTGTGTGTGCAAAGTCGAGATGAGATACCAAGATGATGTGaagttgattgatgggatgtCAAAAACAGAATGACatcaaggaaagagaagattagAAAGAGATGACGGATCAGCGATCTATCCTTACATCCTAATTCCGAATACAGACTCAACCACTCACCCCCAGATGACTCGGACTCGGCTACCGTTGATCTCTCGCTTGGCTTTGTAGACGTAGGCAACTCGCTAATGAATGGAAAGACGATGTCAGCGGTATGTGCGGGTGATGGTGATCcaatcatctcgtcaaacAGGGCAGGACTGGACAGAACAGGACAACAACTTCTGCAACCTCCCCAGACATCATGATGGATCCATGCTGTTATCCTTCTCTTGCCAACTGGGGGGTAACGACACTGTACTactatcccttctcatcattcgAATCCAGTATGACCAATCCTCGTTCTTCATTCTATacattccctcctccaccatctaACCATTCTACTgatccaattccttctctcctttatGCCTTCCTCCACATCCTCACAACAATGTCCTATCCTATCCCATACTGACGAACTGCCATGACGACTGTACACTCACTTTACCCAAGTAATGTCTGGCAGCCTCCTTGCTGTCCACACCCTCAATTTGAACTAACGATTGGTTAGGTCTGGAGTTTCTCTTTCCCCTCTTGTGTCCGAGGATTCGGCCTTTTGTGTAGAGTCTGTTGGTATAGGTGAGCATTGAGGTTGGCGAGGTTAAGTTGGTAATGGATAcagatgatttgatggttCGTTGCAAGATGATGGTTTGGAtcaagttggagaaagaaTTTCGATAAAGTCAGCATTCATCCTTATCTCCATGATATCCCCAGCCTACTCCTCCCCCtacagcttcttctccttcatcagaGCGGGACCTTCACTCACCGAGTAGCGGCCATCTTGTCCTAATTTTTGATATttttgaaggatgaagaaagtaaCAACAGAACAGCTAACGATGAACAATAACCTTGAATGGACGACAAACGACGGGACAGTAAGCAGAAGCTAGCACCAACACTACACTGCCAGAGCCAGAGCCAAAAACCTCGAAATCGACATTCCCACTTTCCCTGAAACCGATGCCATGCTCTCATTTTTACCATAGACGCAGGTCGGCGAATCCCGGTGATATCGCCAAGGTGAACTGGCTGATCCCAGTGTGGCATACCCATCGGATGTACTATTATCCCCGATGAAGACGCGTTGTAGCTGATATTTctattcttcatcttcctgctGTGATCTCCTGAAACGCTAGCTGCGGGACACACTCAAGTCACTCTTCTGCGATGTCAAGGGTCGAAGATATGGATCAGGTAATGCTATGTGGCAGTACGACGTCTatatctcctctcttccttggaCCAAGATACATGTATCCCGTTCAACGACAGATGACAGGCCATTAATTCTCCCAGACACCTTGATCTCTCACTAGCCTCTGATAGCTCAAGCGtgatctctctctctctaaGCAAGCTCGCCTGGGCTACTTACTACCTTTGATTATCTCGTCATATATGCCGTCTCAGCTTATAGATGACAACGTGAATAATCCTTTATCATGCAATTCgtcgatatcatcctttgatgatgCATCATTATGAGTTTATGTACTAAGCAGATGGAACGGTTTGAATGTGCGGTCAAAATTCAAGCTGTATGCTACAGTACTGTTCTTAGACCACTTCGTTCATCTATGTTGACACGACCATATAGATTGTTTTCATTTACTCCCTCTGAAGTAGCCATTCCCTTCTACCGACTTTGAGAGTCACCTTAGTTCGCTCGACCGCAAGCTATACCAAAGTTTAAGCATCTCTCACTTCAAGCAGGAAAAACAAGAAATACAAAATCCCGCGATATCCAAATTGTGGGAAATAGGATAAGTGCATAGAAAGATTTACATCCCTGCCGAGGCCACTCGTATCCCATATCCGAGCGGAATAACCAAGTACCGAATAGAGAGGTGGATCCTGTAATGTACATCCGTATCCAAATCCATATAGAATTGTCAACTTGATCACAGACACCTTCGCCAAcataacaacaacaacagcagcaaccaCGAGCAAAGAAAGCAAAGCGACGAAACGGTAAGTGCTTGTATCTGCCATTCAAACGGGCACGCCCGGACCGTATCGCAACGATAATTTACGAGGAGATACCCGCCGCAGTGTGTGGGATTCAGGGTGAGGAGAGGGAACCCTCATGACACGCTTTTGCATCTTTGTTTTGTTATTTTACGTGTTTCACGTCATTTTATTGCACAGCCCTAGTGTGAATATAACGGGGGTTTGTTTGCACGATGGGATTCCTGTTTTGGTGCCAAGATTTCTGGATTgccataccataccattcGACGCTTTGTTCGCCTTGCTCACTTTTGCTCACTTTTGCCATCACACACCCTCACTCATTCACAGGTCAAATACTCACCATCTTagcatcttgatcttcattttACATCTttacatctcttctttcttttcttgtcAATTTCAAACCTCATCTTATAGTCAACTATCAACTCATATCGATCTCTCGTTTACTCTTGCAGGACAGATCGgatcacacacacacacacattCTCACACCAGCCAACGCGCCCCAACgcgtctttcttctttttctttttctcgATCAAATCCGACTAATAGACAAGCTATCACAGCAGccttcctcaccttcaccttgaTATCAATCGACATCGACAAAATGTCAAGAATCGCCACTACAGCCCTCCTTCTCTCTATACTGTCTACTGGAGCTTACGCTCAGTCTAGCGCAGCCAGTGCCGCTGCGTCAGGTGCGACTGCTGCCGCCTCCGCTGCGTCGTCAGGTGCTACTTTAGCTCAAACTGGCACTGATGCGGATCAAAGTGTTCTGACAATGACTGCGACCATCTCTGCCCCTCAAGGATTCTCCATCCCGTGAGTTGGACAACCTCTCTCCAGTATTCCTTGCACAATCTCAAAGCTAGCAACGAAACCGCTGGTTGCTTGACGCTCGGATTGGTCCCTGGCATTTGGACAATGACATCGTAGATCGGACGTGAATGTTATGCTGACTAGTATGTCTTGCGTATAGAGCCTTGAGCGAACTCACCTCCGGTGCTCCTACCGATACCACTGTCGCGCTTGACACCACCTACACCGCCGGCGCCACACAAACTGCCCTCTCTGCTGCTCCCGCCCTCCCCACCTCCGCTTTGACCATCGCCAATTACCCTGCATTGGATGTCGTTCCTCCTACCAACTCCTCGGAAGTTCAAGAATGGTTGAGCAAGATTGATATGTCGAAAGTACCCACTTACAACACCACTACtggagatgtgagtgatcccTTCATATCTCACGATCTCATTTGTCCCTCGATGGATTCATACTAATCTTTATCATTTTTTTTCGTTCAGTGCTCTACCGACCCAACAGCCATAACCGACGGACGATGTTGGTGGACTTGTGGTGGATGTACGCGGGATACCGATATCACCGAATGTCCCGATAAGATGACTTGGGGATTATCGTACGATGATGGaccttcacctttcactCCCCTCTTGTTAGACTACCTCGACGAAGAGAGCATCAAgaccactttcttcttggtcgGTTCCAGGGTTTTATCCCGACCTGAGATCGTCCAATCCCAGTATATGGCCGGCCACCATCTCTCCGTT
This window harbors:
- a CDS encoding 60S ribosomal protein eL33; amino-acid sequence: MLTYTNRLYTKGRILGHKRGKRNSRPNQSLVQIEGVDSKEAARHYLGKRVAYVYKAKREINGSRVRVIWGRISRPHGNSGVAKAKFRVNLPAKVFGASCRIMLFPSTI